AAGGACGTGCTTAGGTTTCATCGTGTTCTTTTTTTCACCATCGGTTTTATGTGGGGGGGATGGAGTCAGAGGTGGGATAAAAAAAGGACGAAAATAAGCCGGGAGCGGTAGCTACCAACTCCCAAATTAGGAATAGAGATACCAATCTCAAAAATCATTGTTACCAGTTCCTTTATTATCGTGACAAATTATTTGTAACAATTACTTTAGGTGTAGGCTTGGCATCACTATCAGTCTGTGGTTCAATATTATTATTGTGTACGTCCTTTTCATCTGTCTTAACACTATCCATTTTCTTATGAGGGATGTTGATGATGTTGCTAAAAAGAGCCTCGCCTACATTCTTTTCCATGTGCATAACATAAACGTTACGGGGAAGTTTTAGGTCCTTGGAGTGGGGGAGTGTAATGTTGATATGTTGATACCGTGCTAAAACTTTAGGATGTAAAAGCAACGGAGCAGATACATGTGTGTAAGGAAACGGGTGGTACAACTTTATTGCAAGCCATGGGCGCACATTATTACATGCACATACACAAACACACACATTACCCTTGAAAGTAGGTAGATCGAGCTGCAGCCCGCAAAGTGGGACCCCATCGTCCTTATTCACCACGTACAAACACACACATAGCCAGCTAGCATAGCATGCAGCTGGGGTTTAATTGGAACGTACATACGTGCTAGGATCTGCAGGTACGTACGTGTGGGATCGATGGGATAGAGTAGAGCTGCTAGCAAGGTGGATGGTTCATTCGGGCGCGACCCCGACGTAGGTGCCGATGGCGACGAGCCTATCCCCGGAGCTGCCGAAGAAGGCGACCGCGGCCGCATCATCCAGTGCACCGTTGTCCGGCAGCGGCACGCTAAAGGTCTTAGTCCCTGCAGATGGGTTGCGCCCGAACGTGTGCGAAGCCCCCTGGTTGGTGTCGAAATTGAGGAAGGTGATGCCATAGGTGTCGTAAGCGCCGGTGATGCTGCTCACGTACTCGCTTTGGTTCATGAAAATCTGCACCACATCACAAGCATGCAAAAACTAACTAAGTATACTTGTATAGTAGACAAGTAGAAAGGAAATTAATTAACGTACGGTATGCTCCTCTCCAGCTTTCTTGCCCCAGAGGGGGACACTAATGGCCTGGTCACTCTTGGTAAGGTAGGTGAAGGAGAAGCCATGGATGCGCTCGCTGCTGTGGATGGTGAAGCTCTCCAGCTTGCACGGATCGGCATCTGGCCTGATGTCCCGTGGTGCGCCGCTTTTGGCGCCCCACTTACCGACCTTGGCGGGCGAGCCTTTCACGTAGACGCCCAACGCCTTGAGGGTCACGTCTGAGCGGCCAAAGAAGGCGACCAACTCGCCTTTCCCCTGCGGCAGCGGCAAGCTGAACTCGCCTCCCTGCACCGGATACCCGTAGGTCTTGTGCTTGGTCGTGTTCGTTTCTAGCGTGAGCGATCCGATGCCCTCATTGTCGAAGGTGCCGCCCACGAGCTTGAGCTGCTCGCCTTCCCTCATTTCAATGGTGTTGGGATTCCCGCTGTTGCTGCCCCAGATGGCGCTCTTGACGCTGCTCCCCTGCTGGTCCACGTATTTGAAGGAGAAACCTTTGATGCCGCATACCCCAGGAGATTCGACGCTATAGATGGTGATGCTCTCTAGGCGTTGGGGCCTGCTTTCGGCGTTGATATCCTGAGGGGATCCGTCTGGTGCACCCCATGCACCAACCTTCATCACAACCTAAATGCATCACAAATTCATTAATCAACATCCTGCACATGCATTTCATTTCTCTATACATGTATACATCCATCCAACTCTAGCTAATTGATTCATTGGTATTTAAGCGTGCCATGTTTGTATATATAAAACAGCTACGGTAAAGAAAAAGAGGTTACATGCACATACTACCCATATTTCTTACCGCCATCTTTTTCTGGAGCTACTTCAACTGCAAGTCCAACTCTgaaatgtatgtgtgtgtgagagTGTGTTGCGATGGATCGTATGATCAGGCATGGCCGCCTATTTATAGCGAGTTTGCGCCCAACAATGATACTATCTGCATGCTACAGTTGGCATCAATTAGTCACATAGGCTATTAATTGCATGGAGTGAGTAGGTTACTAATTAATAGCTTAGACTTATAGAGTCCGTTGGTTCAATGAATCCTAAGCCTATGACACCCCGCTACCGACTAGATCGTGATGGCGCGCGTTGTGGCGCCGGACCATTTTTTCAATAGATTGTTTGGATTTTCTTACAAATTTATATGGAGGCAACAAAAAGTATCACATTGTTACACCCCATCCATTCTGACAAAGCGACCATAGAAATATTTAAAAACATTGACGCTAGAAATATGTGAACttcttcacaaaaaaaatcaatTCATTGCGGTTATTATAGTTGAGAAATATTTTCGAATTCACAAGCTAGCTAGGTTAATCCAAGTTTTTTATCATGTATTCACATCAATCACAGCCAACAAAAGAAGCACATAATTCTTGTGCGGCTTGATGATCCGGTGTCCTCCTCTTTTACACACCAACATGATCCAGTTGGAGCATGGGTGACCACACTGCTTGTTGGCCAGTGGTGATTGTACTATTCCAACTAATTTGTGGTCACGGATTGAGTCTGATGCATTCCCATGGCGCCTATCAAGCTACAGGTGGATGAACCGTGCTGATTGTACCGTTCCAATTAATTGGTGGTCACAAAATGAGTCAGATGCATTCCCATGACACCTATCAAGTTATAGTTGGATTTCTCGTGCTGCAAGGCCTTGCGTAATGCATTGTATCTTAGCGTGTTATCCTAGGTATGACTAGGATCTAAGAAACAACCATCCTAATGCATTGTTTCTTAGAGGTTGTATCTAAAATAAGTTGCATTAAATGTTTTGGGGCTAATACTTGCTTGTGATTGGGCTAGCATCTTTTTTTGCCTATGATCTCGTGCTAGAGCCGTATGTTATATAAGATACAACTACACTCTCTTTCTTCATTAACTATggtgccacataagcaaattgcCTATGATACCGCGCTAAGATACTCTCATTACGGAAGGCCTTAGTTGTTGGTTGCAAAATGAGTCACGTGCATTCCCGTTTACTTAGCCTATGAAGCTAGCTACAGCTGGATTAATTGATCATGGTGCCTCTACTATTCGAATTTATTGCTGGTCTAAAAGAGAGTCAAATACATTCCCATGGCCTTGTTCTTAGGTTTTGCATATTCTCAGTCAAGTTTCTTCTTCTCCGTGCGAAGCGATATGGTGGAAGCCATCATGTTTCTCCATCAGCATGATGATTTACGCTTGGTTAATGTTAGCGAGATGGGCTCACTGTTCGCGGAAGTTatcgttgcctctcattttcgaaATGCTGGGTCTAGGTTGCCGGACACATATTGAGGAATCGCAGCCCTCGCAgaacacactactagaaaaaaggctgttAGTGGCGCACATGTTTTGGATActtatggcgcactataggtgcgccactattatcacgccactactaataaatagtaatggcgcacgcaTGGTGCGtcactgttaatatacataacagtggcgcatcACCTGGTGTGCCATTACTAGGCCCACAAGTGCGCCACTGCTGTGGTTTACTAATGGCGTATTTTTAGATAATGCGCCACTGAGGTGTTTATTTATGTGGGCCACTAAAATGCAATATGGTGcgtcactactatgaatattaggaattttttttttgcttttctgatatttgcacaggttacaaaatacattacaacacagaatataaacagcacaacatataaacaacagatttatcgaatacaataaaagattagtctccgaatacaattcatcatagtgatacatatataagtgatgtagaagtaagttatacatattctatacaatagtttcataaaatatcatgacatcatctcgaaaatagcgatacatagtgatgtagaagtaatcatcatagtcaatgagacatcatataacaaaagttggtcactagtcataaccacaactcctcctcatcatcatcgtcaactctaacacattgtagcacatcatcacatcatctcggaaatagctaataatcgTCATAGTCATTACCGCCAATACTATTTAAtatcattttcgtcaatgagacatcatataacaaaagttggtcactagtcataatcacaactcctcctcctcatcatcatcaactctaacaaatcgtagcacataataacacattgtacctaggacctactcctctgcttaggtagaatatcataaaacaagatagaccctgactctccattatggagaatggagatgatcttgtctccaattcttggcctatgcacaatgttgcttccgagtagctctctacgattgaccatacattttttccaatctttgattgtcatgacttcatcggttttagaattccggtatggacaggagtgatgcagatacataggctgacctggccgtgctggtcgtatcatcatagcatcaacgcgacctcttggtaacatcagatgaggcacacaatcttgcgggattttctgttgaaaaacatagtattagctttgtagctagcaatgtagtttagttttacaagaatttatgcaaaatatgcatggatgtcgtaatagtagaaaatcttaccatgcaatctccatgcatgttaccgtagttcaccacgtgcactggcggcacatattgaccataatgttggggagtttgctgataggtattgtaattctcaaaattattgataaatgcgacaagaAGATGTTTCaccttacaagttaattctgcttcatcattgtagtaataggttctgccTACCATTTTCCGttcattttttgaagaatgaaaataagatatcaatggaaataagttgtcaactatttttaaataaacaatataaattacttaataaatgtggtcgagaaactcacataatggtagaactggaggcgtacGCACATcgacgatattaccttcaatttcatcttccggacgaatatcaaaggtgataagcatattaggctcaaatgcataagccttgcatagtgctacccaagttttgcattcaaaaaaggagtaggtgtctacattgtacaattttacggcaaaagtataaccatgctcggtcctcaagtgaactatctttacctccatatttatttcagtactgaaaccaattttatccaacacataatgtcttgcatcgcaggggatacgctagtagaatagtaaaaaataaaaattataagttgaagcaaaagaagtcatgcttaattacgaataaAGACTTGTCATTGTGACTTACTATATCCACTTtaaagtcctcatccagcatgatgctgaagcgcctatcatcaactaggtaaggcgtgtcgcaaaggccgTGCTTATCTTGGTTGTATTCGCACATCACGAATTCCTCTTCGTCGTCGGACATTTCCTAAAATAgagaaaatttcggcatgacatttactaaaaagtggacatatggagcgtctgaaatttgccgaaacggaaatgaatcaacattctgacaaaacataggccactcggatatagcAACAATGAACAAGTACAAAAGATGCTGTAAAATAGAGAATATTATGAACAACATCTCATGCCTAACCATATTGCAAAATTTCTTAtaccaaaacataggccactcggatatagcAACATTATAAGTCTCTTAACCCCTAGATGCATTGGTAGACCCTCATaccaaaattactgataaacACTACTACTATCTCCTATCCACATATATTACTTTAGATGGATTGAATAACCTTTGGACAAACTTTAGGTGAAAATATTACTATCTACTATAGAGTTAGTAACTTAGACTAATAATTCTACGTAGTTGCACCATTCATCCATCCATCTAGCAAGCAACTAGCACCACTAATCCATCCATCAAGCAAATCATATAGGGAGTACTACCTACCGTCAGCATACATCCATCTATCCACCATCCATGTGTGTAACTAGTAGTACAAACTATATTTACATTTCTGCCATATGAACACATCTATAATAAAATTATTTCTGCCATATCAACACAATACTATCAATACATCTATATGAAAATTTTGTCTGCCATTTCATCACAATACAATCAATACATCTATAGAACACATCATAGCAAATCAGAGGATCTGCtcacaggagaaaaccacttccaAAAAATCAGAGCCGGGCCATGGGGAGGGGGGATGAGGGTGGGGCGCCGTTCGCCGGAGTGGGTCGCCGGAGGGGCCGGACCGGGCCAGGAGCTCGCGGCGAGGGAGGGATGGACCCGTAGGGAGGAAGGAGGCGTTGGGATCGGGCCGAGGGAGGGGTGGAGCCCGTGGAGAGGGAGGAGTCGTCGGGTTTGGGCCGAGGGAAAGATCGCCTGAGATGGCCTCGGCGGCCGCGGCGACGGCGGTGGGGGGCGAACCCTAGAAGCAGCGAGCgacagaggagagagaggagcctGGTCGAGTGCGTGAGGAGCCTGGGGTCGGGTCGAGTGTGGGAGGAGCCTGGGGTCGGGTCGGTGGCATTTTGCATGTAATAAGAGCAAagattgttagtagtggcgcaccgtaggtgtggtgcgccattactagttaaaactagtaacggCGCACTTTCCCCTGGTTCACCACTGCTAAGTCTGGAAAGGGTGTGGGACGAGGACAAAAACTAGTAATGAGCACCGCACAacaggtgcgtcattagtaatatGGCAAATAATGGTGCACCTATATGTGATGCGCCACTacaatatagcagtggcgcatcaCATACATGATGcgtcattaatgtccatattagctatagccgtttttctagtagtgacatGATCACCAGCGACACTAGCATAAGCTTGGGAATGCAGTGTCTCGAGGGATGGCAAACTTCATATATTGTCCGAGGGAAGTTCCGGTGCAAGCACATGAGGCGAGTGTCAAAACCAGATTGCGAAGGGGCCAATGCATGTATGTTTATCTCTTAAGTTTCAACTTTGAATGACATGTTTATTCTTATCCTGATGATTGCAGTGGGCCACCCGCACTAGTAGGAAATATCTTAGCAGTGGCCTGGCAATttggcccttagtgggctgattcAGAACCGCCACTGATTATGCGACAGGTAATGGCTACTGGTGGTGTGTGGGATCACACGCTACTGATAACAAGTTATTAGTTGTGTGCTTTCGTTTGCGCACGCCACTGATAAAACCAATTCTAGCGGCGTGACCGTACAACGCACGTCACAAATATCTATAGCAAGCGAGTGGCGAGCCATTTATGTCATACACCCTTGCAAGAtatatgaaaaacaaaaaaaatcatggaCGACGATTTGGTTGTCCTCTTAAATCTTCACGATGATGCACGGGAGGGAATCGCTCGGGTCGACGCCAGATTCCCTCCGGCTGGCGCTGCCTACTAGTGAGAGGGGTGTGACCCAGACCTCACGTCGCATAGCCGGGGACAAGTGCCATTTGCACATGCTTCGCT
This Hordeum vulgare subsp. vulgare unplaced genomic scaffold, MorexV3_pseudomolecules_assembly, whole genome shotgun sequence DNA region includes the following protein-coding sequences:
- the LOC123418981 gene encoding uncharacterized protein LOC123418981: MAVVMKVGAWGAPDGSPQDINAESRPQRLESITIYSVESPGVCGIKGFSFKYVDQQGSSVKSAIWGSNSGNPNTIEMREGEQLKLVGGTFDNEGIGSLTLETNTTKHKTYGYPVQGGEFSLPLPQGKGELVAFFGRSDVTLKALGVYVKGSPAKVGKWGAKSGAPRDIRPDADPCKLESFTIHSSERIHGFSFTYLTKSDQAISVPLWGKKAGEEHTIFMNQSEYVSSITGAYDTYGITFLNFDTNQGASHTFGRNPSAGTKTFSVPLPDNGALDDAAAVAFFGSSGDRLVAIGTYVGVAPE